A window from Onychostoma macrolepis isolate SWU-2019 chromosome 07, ASM1243209v1, whole genome shotgun sequence encodes these proteins:
- the mtss1lb gene encoding protein MTSS 2 isoform X2 has product MDNINVESVEKECGALGGLFQAIVNDMKCSYPVWEDFSAKATKLHSQLRTTVLAAVAFLDAFQKVADMATNTRGATRDIGSALTRMCMRHRSIEAKLRHFTNALMESLITPLQDRIEDWKKTANQLDKDHAKEYKRSRHEIKKKSSDTMKLQKKARKGRGDLQPQLDSAMQDVNDMYLLMEETEKQAVRRALVEERGRFCTFISFLQPVVNGEIAMLGEITHLQAIIDDLTVLTSDPHKLPPASEQVIKDLKGSDYSWSYQTPPSSPSSSGSRKSSMCSLAQPLTTAAHRLSSVSSHDSGFISQDANVYSKPPSPMPSDITSQKSSSSASSEASETCQSVSECSSPTTFGSSFATFRPALSHTGSIRPFSVILPASPPYNRSPGSNTPSPTSKVPCWKDWSKVGSSEQPLASTLQRRKEPLDRLREAETSPQSQGYSGMHSEDPQRPRMNPATIAAKHGEEVSPAASDLAMVLTRGLSMEQQKSSRDSLQYSSGYSTQTTTPSCSEDTIPSQGSDYDGYSVNGDTEADAQAEFDKSSTIPRHSNIAQNYRRMIQTKRPASTAGLPSGVGALGGPPGGGGGIPGTATIRRTPSTKPGVRRTLSNAGPIPIRPPIVPVKTPTVPDSPGGYTGPPARVGSEECVFYVPDDASPGALEYVKASPKRLSLPNTAWGSGGVGGLEMSVYGQPGEEDHLLAANRHSLVEKIGELVASAHALGEGQFPFPTLPNQPPPGPESQPDPEAPQEGEDMLRSIRRGVRLRKTVSNDRSAPRIL; this is encoded by the exons GTGCCACCAGAGACATCGGATCAGCGCTGACCCGCATGTGTATGAGGCATCGCAGCATTGAGGCTAAACTACGCCATTTTACTAA TGCTTTGATGGAGAGCCTGATCACTCCACTACAGGACCGTATTGAAGACTGGAAGAAGACAGCCAATCAACTGGACAAGGACCATGCCAAAG AGTACAAACGGTCTCGTCATGAAATAAAGAAGAAATCTTCAGACACCATGAAATTACAGAAGAAAGCCAGGAAAG GCCGGGGGGATCTTCAGCCACAGCTGGACAGTGCAATGCAGGATGTGAATGACATGTACCTGCTGATGGAGGAGACGGAGAAACAGGCGGTGCGGCGTGCTTTAGTGGAGGAGAGAGGACGCTTTTGTACCTTCATCAGCTTCCTGCAGCCTGTAGTG AATGGAGAGATTGCCATGTTGGGAGAAATCACTCATCTCCAGGCCATTATTGATGACCTCACCGTGTTAACCTCAGACCCCCACAAACTGCCCCCAGCAAGCGAGCAG GTAATAAAAGACCTTAAGGGTTCTGATTACTCTTGGTCCTACCAGACTCCCCCCTCTTCTCCCAGCAGCTCCGGCTCCAGGAAAAGCAGCATGTGCAG CCTGGCCCAACCGCTAACAACCGCTGCACACCGCCTCAGCAGCGTCTCCTCCCATGACTCCGGCTTCATCTCCCAGGACGCCAACGTCTACTCCAAACCCCCATCACCCATGCCCTCCGATATAACCAGCCAG AAGTCGTCAAGTTCAGCATCCTCAGAAGCATCAGAGACCTGCCAGTCAGTTAGTGAGTGTAGCTCTCCAACCACA TTTGGCTCGTCCTTCGCTACCTTCCGCCCTGCTCTCTCTCACACTGGCTCCATCAGGCCTTTCTCTGTTATACTTCCTGCGTCCCCACCCTATAACCGCTCCCCTGGATCCAACACACCCTCTCCCACATCCAAGGTTCCTTGCTGGAAG GACTGGTCCAAGGTAGGTTCCAGTGAGCAGCCACTGGCCAGCACGCTTCAGAGGAGGAAGGAGCCTCTGGATAGGCTGAGGGAGGCAGAAACCTCTCCTCAGTCACAGGGGTATTCTGGGATGCATTCAGAAGACCCCCAGAGGCCAAGGATGAACCCAGCCACTATAGCTGCCAAG CATGGTGAGGAGGTTTCCCCAGCTGCTAGTGATCTAGCTATGGTCCTGACACGAGGCCTCAGCATGGAGCAGCAGAAGAGCAGCCGAGACTCTCTTCAGTATTCTAGTGGATACAGCACTCAGACAACCACCCCATCCTGCTCTGAAGATACCATCCCCTCACAGG gcTCCGATTACGATGGTTACTCAGTGAACGGAGACACTGAGGCCGATGCTCAGGCTGAATTCGATAAATCCTCCACGATTCCCCGTCACAGTAATATTGCCCAGAACTACCGGCGCATGATACAGACTAAGCGTCCCGCCAGCACAGCAGGCCTGCCCAGCGGAGTGGGTGCTCTGGGCGGACCACCCGGGGGAGGGGGCGGAATTCCCGGTACGGCCACTATTCGCCGAACACCGTCTACGAAGCCCGGAGTGAGGCGCACCCTCTCCAATGCTGGCCCTATTCCTATACGCCCACCCATCGTGCCAGTCAAGACCCCTACTGTGCCTGACTCACCCGGCGGGTACACTGGCCCTCCCGCCCGTGTGGGCAGTGAAGAATGTGTCTTTTATGTGCCGGATGACGCCTCCCCGGGAGCGCTGGAGTACGTGAAGGCCTCTCCGAAGCGGCTGAGCCTGCCTAACACAGCCTGGGGCTCAGGGGGTGTAGGCGGCTTAGAGATGAGCGTCTACGGCCAACCGGGCGAAGAAGATCACCTGCTGGCTGCCAATCGCCACAGTCTGGTGGAGAAGATTGGGGAGCTGGTGGCCAGCGCTCACGCCTTAGGTGAGGGCCAGTTCCCTTTCCCCACGCTTCCAAACCAGCCCCCGCCAGGCCCCGAGTCCCAACCCGATCCCGAAGCGCCCCAGGAGGGTGAGGACATGCTGAGGTCTATTCGTCGAGGGGTGCGACTGCGCAAAACCGTCTCCAACGACCGCTCAGCACCCCGGATTTTGTGA
- the mtss1lb gene encoding protein MTSS 2 isoform X1, with product MDNINVESVEKECGALGGLFQAIVNDMKCSYPVWEDFSAKATKLHSQLRTTVLAAVAFLDAFQKVADMATNTRGATRDIGSALTRMCMRHRSIEAKLRHFTNALMESLITPLQDRIEDWKKTANQLDKDHAKEYKRSRHEIKKKSSDTMKLQKKARKGRGDLQPQLDSAMQDVNDMYLLMEETEKQAVRRALVEERGRFCTFISFLQPVVNGEIAMLGEITHLQAIIDDLTVLTSDPHKLPPASEQVIKDLKGSDYSWSYQTPPSSPSSSGSRKSSMCSSVNSAHSSASRSSGGSQTHSPSSSCRYRSLAQPLTTAAHRLSSVSSHDSGFISQDANVYSKPPSPMPSDITSQKSSSSASSEASETCQSVSECSSPTTFGSSFATFRPALSHTGSIRPFSVILPASPPYNRSPGSNTPSPTSKVPCWKDWSKVGSSEQPLASTLQRRKEPLDRLREAETSPQSQGYSGMHSEDPQRPRMNPATIAAKHGEEVSPAASDLAMVLTRGLSMEQQKSSRDSLQYSSGYSTQTTTPSCSEDTIPSQGSDYDGYSVNGDTEADAQAEFDKSSTIPRHSNIAQNYRRMIQTKRPASTAGLPSGVGALGGPPGGGGGIPGTATIRRTPSTKPGVRRTLSNAGPIPIRPPIVPVKTPTVPDSPGGYTGPPARVGSEECVFYVPDDASPGALEYVKASPKRLSLPNTAWGSGGVGGLEMSVYGQPGEEDHLLAANRHSLVEKIGELVASAHALGEGQFPFPTLPNQPPPGPESQPDPEAPQEGEDMLRSIRRGVRLRKTVSNDRSAPRIL from the exons GTGCCACCAGAGACATCGGATCAGCGCTGACCCGCATGTGTATGAGGCATCGCAGCATTGAGGCTAAACTACGCCATTTTACTAA TGCTTTGATGGAGAGCCTGATCACTCCACTACAGGACCGTATTGAAGACTGGAAGAAGACAGCCAATCAACTGGACAAGGACCATGCCAAAG AGTACAAACGGTCTCGTCATGAAATAAAGAAGAAATCTTCAGACACCATGAAATTACAGAAGAAAGCCAGGAAAG GCCGGGGGGATCTTCAGCCACAGCTGGACAGTGCAATGCAGGATGTGAATGACATGTACCTGCTGATGGAGGAGACGGAGAAACAGGCGGTGCGGCGTGCTTTAGTGGAGGAGAGAGGACGCTTTTGTACCTTCATCAGCTTCCTGCAGCCTGTAGTG AATGGAGAGATTGCCATGTTGGGAGAAATCACTCATCTCCAGGCCATTATTGATGACCTCACCGTGTTAACCTCAGACCCCCACAAACTGCCCCCAGCAAGCGAGCAG GTAATAAAAGACCTTAAGGGTTCTGATTACTCTTGGTCCTACCAGACTCCCCCCTCTTCTCCCAGCAGCTCCGGCTCCAGGAAAAGCAGCATGTGCAG CAGTGTAAACAGCGCCCATAGTAGCGCCTCTCGATCCTCTGGTGGCTCTCAGACTCACTCACCCAGTTCGTCCTGTCGCTACCGCAGCCTGGCCCAACCGCTAACAACCGCTGCACACCGCCTCAGCAGCGTCTCCTCCCATGACTCCGGCTTCATCTCCCAGGACGCCAACGTCTACTCCAAACCCCCATCACCCATGCCCTCCGATATAACCAGCCAG AAGTCGTCAAGTTCAGCATCCTCAGAAGCATCAGAGACCTGCCAGTCAGTTAGTGAGTGTAGCTCTCCAACCACA TTTGGCTCGTCCTTCGCTACCTTCCGCCCTGCTCTCTCTCACACTGGCTCCATCAGGCCTTTCTCTGTTATACTTCCTGCGTCCCCACCCTATAACCGCTCCCCTGGATCCAACACACCCTCTCCCACATCCAAGGTTCCTTGCTGGAAG GACTGGTCCAAGGTAGGTTCCAGTGAGCAGCCACTGGCCAGCACGCTTCAGAGGAGGAAGGAGCCTCTGGATAGGCTGAGGGAGGCAGAAACCTCTCCTCAGTCACAGGGGTATTCTGGGATGCATTCAGAAGACCCCCAGAGGCCAAGGATGAACCCAGCCACTATAGCTGCCAAG CATGGTGAGGAGGTTTCCCCAGCTGCTAGTGATCTAGCTATGGTCCTGACACGAGGCCTCAGCATGGAGCAGCAGAAGAGCAGCCGAGACTCTCTTCAGTATTCTAGTGGATACAGCACTCAGACAACCACCCCATCCTGCTCTGAAGATACCATCCCCTCACAGG gcTCCGATTACGATGGTTACTCAGTGAACGGAGACACTGAGGCCGATGCTCAGGCTGAATTCGATAAATCCTCCACGATTCCCCGTCACAGTAATATTGCCCAGAACTACCGGCGCATGATACAGACTAAGCGTCCCGCCAGCACAGCAGGCCTGCCCAGCGGAGTGGGTGCTCTGGGCGGACCACCCGGGGGAGGGGGCGGAATTCCCGGTACGGCCACTATTCGCCGAACACCGTCTACGAAGCCCGGAGTGAGGCGCACCCTCTCCAATGCTGGCCCTATTCCTATACGCCCACCCATCGTGCCAGTCAAGACCCCTACTGTGCCTGACTCACCCGGCGGGTACACTGGCCCTCCCGCCCGTGTGGGCAGTGAAGAATGTGTCTTTTATGTGCCGGATGACGCCTCCCCGGGAGCGCTGGAGTACGTGAAGGCCTCTCCGAAGCGGCTGAGCCTGCCTAACACAGCCTGGGGCTCAGGGGGTGTAGGCGGCTTAGAGATGAGCGTCTACGGCCAACCGGGCGAAGAAGATCACCTGCTGGCTGCCAATCGCCACAGTCTGGTGGAGAAGATTGGGGAGCTGGTGGCCAGCGCTCACGCCTTAGGTGAGGGCCAGTTCCCTTTCCCCACGCTTCCAAACCAGCCCCCGCCAGGCCCCGAGTCCCAACCCGATCCCGAAGCGCCCCAGGAGGGTGAGGACATGCTGAGGTCTATTCGTCGAGGGGTGCGACTGCGCAAAACCGTCTCCAACGACCGCTCAGCACCCCGGATTTTGTGA
- the mtss1lb gene encoding protein MTSS 2 isoform X3, with amino-acid sequence MDNINVESVEKECGALGGLFQAIVNDMKCSYPVWEDFSAKATKLHSQLRTTVLAAVAFLDAFQKVADMATNTRGATRDIGSALTRMCMRHRSIEAKLRHFTNALMESLITPLQDRIEDWKKTANQLDKDHAKEYKRSRHEIKKKSSDTMKLQKKARKGRGDLQPQLDSAMQDVNDMYLLMEETEKQAVRRALVEERGRFCTFISFLQPVVNGEIAMLGEITHLQAIIDDLTVLTSDPHKLPPASEQVIKDLKGSDYSWSYQTPPSSPSSSGSRKSSMCSSVNSAHSSASRSSGGSQTHSPSSSCRYRSLAQPLTTAAHRLSSVSSHDSGFISQDANVYSKPPSPMPSDITSQKSSSSASSEASETCQSVSECSSPTTDWSKVGSSEQPLASTLQRRKEPLDRLREAETSPQSQGYSGMHSEDPQRPRMNPATIAAKHGEEVSPAASDLAMVLTRGLSMEQQKSSRDSLQYSSGYSTQTTTPSCSEDTIPSQGSDYDGYSVNGDTEADAQAEFDKSSTIPRHSNIAQNYRRMIQTKRPASTAGLPSGVGALGGPPGGGGGIPGTATIRRTPSTKPGVRRTLSNAGPIPIRPPIVPVKTPTVPDSPGGYTGPPARVGSEECVFYVPDDASPGALEYVKASPKRLSLPNTAWGSGGVGGLEMSVYGQPGEEDHLLAANRHSLVEKIGELVASAHALGEGQFPFPTLPNQPPPGPESQPDPEAPQEGEDMLRSIRRGVRLRKTVSNDRSAPRIL; translated from the exons GTGCCACCAGAGACATCGGATCAGCGCTGACCCGCATGTGTATGAGGCATCGCAGCATTGAGGCTAAACTACGCCATTTTACTAA TGCTTTGATGGAGAGCCTGATCACTCCACTACAGGACCGTATTGAAGACTGGAAGAAGACAGCCAATCAACTGGACAAGGACCATGCCAAAG AGTACAAACGGTCTCGTCATGAAATAAAGAAGAAATCTTCAGACACCATGAAATTACAGAAGAAAGCCAGGAAAG GCCGGGGGGATCTTCAGCCACAGCTGGACAGTGCAATGCAGGATGTGAATGACATGTACCTGCTGATGGAGGAGACGGAGAAACAGGCGGTGCGGCGTGCTTTAGTGGAGGAGAGAGGACGCTTTTGTACCTTCATCAGCTTCCTGCAGCCTGTAGTG AATGGAGAGATTGCCATGTTGGGAGAAATCACTCATCTCCAGGCCATTATTGATGACCTCACCGTGTTAACCTCAGACCCCCACAAACTGCCCCCAGCAAGCGAGCAG GTAATAAAAGACCTTAAGGGTTCTGATTACTCTTGGTCCTACCAGACTCCCCCCTCTTCTCCCAGCAGCTCCGGCTCCAGGAAAAGCAGCATGTGCAG CAGTGTAAACAGCGCCCATAGTAGCGCCTCTCGATCCTCTGGTGGCTCTCAGACTCACTCACCCAGTTCGTCCTGTCGCTACCGCAGCCTGGCCCAACCGCTAACAACCGCTGCACACCGCCTCAGCAGCGTCTCCTCCCATGACTCCGGCTTCATCTCCCAGGACGCCAACGTCTACTCCAAACCCCCATCACCCATGCCCTCCGATATAACCAGCCAG AAGTCGTCAAGTTCAGCATCCTCAGAAGCATCAGAGACCTGCCAGTCAGTTAGTGAGTGTAGCTCTCCAACCACA GACTGGTCCAAGGTAGGTTCCAGTGAGCAGCCACTGGCCAGCACGCTTCAGAGGAGGAAGGAGCCTCTGGATAGGCTGAGGGAGGCAGAAACCTCTCCTCAGTCACAGGGGTATTCTGGGATGCATTCAGAAGACCCCCAGAGGCCAAGGATGAACCCAGCCACTATAGCTGCCAAG CATGGTGAGGAGGTTTCCCCAGCTGCTAGTGATCTAGCTATGGTCCTGACACGAGGCCTCAGCATGGAGCAGCAGAAGAGCAGCCGAGACTCTCTTCAGTATTCTAGTGGATACAGCACTCAGACAACCACCCCATCCTGCTCTGAAGATACCATCCCCTCACAGG gcTCCGATTACGATGGTTACTCAGTGAACGGAGACACTGAGGCCGATGCTCAGGCTGAATTCGATAAATCCTCCACGATTCCCCGTCACAGTAATATTGCCCAGAACTACCGGCGCATGATACAGACTAAGCGTCCCGCCAGCACAGCAGGCCTGCCCAGCGGAGTGGGTGCTCTGGGCGGACCACCCGGGGGAGGGGGCGGAATTCCCGGTACGGCCACTATTCGCCGAACACCGTCTACGAAGCCCGGAGTGAGGCGCACCCTCTCCAATGCTGGCCCTATTCCTATACGCCCACCCATCGTGCCAGTCAAGACCCCTACTGTGCCTGACTCACCCGGCGGGTACACTGGCCCTCCCGCCCGTGTGGGCAGTGAAGAATGTGTCTTTTATGTGCCGGATGACGCCTCCCCGGGAGCGCTGGAGTACGTGAAGGCCTCTCCGAAGCGGCTGAGCCTGCCTAACACAGCCTGGGGCTCAGGGGGTGTAGGCGGCTTAGAGATGAGCGTCTACGGCCAACCGGGCGAAGAAGATCACCTGCTGGCTGCCAATCGCCACAGTCTGGTGGAGAAGATTGGGGAGCTGGTGGCCAGCGCTCACGCCTTAGGTGAGGGCCAGTTCCCTTTCCCCACGCTTCCAAACCAGCCCCCGCCAGGCCCCGAGTCCCAACCCGATCCCGAAGCGCCCCAGGAGGGTGAGGACATGCTGAGGTCTATTCGTCGAGGGGTGCGACTGCGCAAAACCGTCTCCAACGACCGCTCAGCACCCCGGATTTTGTGA
- the mtss1lb gene encoding protein MTSS 2 isoform X5, with the protein MCMRHRSIEAKLRHFTNALMESLITPLQDRIEDWKKTANQLDKDHAKEYKRSRHEIKKKSSDTMKLQKKARKGRGDLQPQLDSAMQDVNDMYLLMEETEKQAVRRALVEERGRFCTFISFLQPVVNGEIAMLGEITHLQAIIDDLTVLTSDPHKLPPASEQVIKDLKGSDYSWSYQTPPSSPSSSGSRKSSMCSSVNSAHSSASRSSGGSQTHSPSSSCRYRSLAQPLTTAAHRLSSVSSHDSGFISQDANVYSKPPSPMPSDITSQKSSSSASSEASETCQSVSECSSPTTFGSSFATFRPALSHTGSIRPFSVILPASPPYNRSPGSNTPSPTSKVPCWKDWSKVGSSEQPLASTLQRRKEPLDRLREAETSPQSQGYSGMHSEDPQRPRMNPATIAAKHGEEVSPAASDLAMVLTRGLSMEQQKSSRDSLQYSSGYSTQTTTPSCSEDTIPSQGSDYDGYSVNGDTEADAQAEFDKSSTIPRHSNIAQNYRRMIQTKRPASTAGLPSGVGALGGPPGGGGGIPGTATIRRTPSTKPGVRRTLSNAGPIPIRPPIVPVKTPTVPDSPGGYTGPPARVGSEECVFYVPDDASPGALEYVKASPKRLSLPNTAWGSGGVGGLEMSVYGQPGEEDHLLAANRHSLVEKIGELVASAHALGEGQFPFPTLPNQPPPGPESQPDPEAPQEGEDMLRSIRRGVRLRKTVSNDRSAPRIL; encoded by the exons ATGTGTATGAGGCATCGCAGCATTGAGGCTAAACTACGCCATTTTACTAA TGCTTTGATGGAGAGCCTGATCACTCCACTACAGGACCGTATTGAAGACTGGAAGAAGACAGCCAATCAACTGGACAAGGACCATGCCAAAG AGTACAAACGGTCTCGTCATGAAATAAAGAAGAAATCTTCAGACACCATGAAATTACAGAAGAAAGCCAGGAAAG GCCGGGGGGATCTTCAGCCACAGCTGGACAGTGCAATGCAGGATGTGAATGACATGTACCTGCTGATGGAGGAGACGGAGAAACAGGCGGTGCGGCGTGCTTTAGTGGAGGAGAGAGGACGCTTTTGTACCTTCATCAGCTTCCTGCAGCCTGTAGTG AATGGAGAGATTGCCATGTTGGGAGAAATCACTCATCTCCAGGCCATTATTGATGACCTCACCGTGTTAACCTCAGACCCCCACAAACTGCCCCCAGCAAGCGAGCAG GTAATAAAAGACCTTAAGGGTTCTGATTACTCTTGGTCCTACCAGACTCCCCCCTCTTCTCCCAGCAGCTCCGGCTCCAGGAAAAGCAGCATGTGCAG CAGTGTAAACAGCGCCCATAGTAGCGCCTCTCGATCCTCTGGTGGCTCTCAGACTCACTCACCCAGTTCGTCCTGTCGCTACCGCAGCCTGGCCCAACCGCTAACAACCGCTGCACACCGCCTCAGCAGCGTCTCCTCCCATGACTCCGGCTTCATCTCCCAGGACGCCAACGTCTACTCCAAACCCCCATCACCCATGCCCTCCGATATAACCAGCCAG AAGTCGTCAAGTTCAGCATCCTCAGAAGCATCAGAGACCTGCCAGTCAGTTAGTGAGTGTAGCTCTCCAACCACA TTTGGCTCGTCCTTCGCTACCTTCCGCCCTGCTCTCTCTCACACTGGCTCCATCAGGCCTTTCTCTGTTATACTTCCTGCGTCCCCACCCTATAACCGCTCCCCTGGATCCAACACACCCTCTCCCACATCCAAGGTTCCTTGCTGGAAG GACTGGTCCAAGGTAGGTTCCAGTGAGCAGCCACTGGCCAGCACGCTTCAGAGGAGGAAGGAGCCTCTGGATAGGCTGAGGGAGGCAGAAACCTCTCCTCAGTCACAGGGGTATTCTGGGATGCATTCAGAAGACCCCCAGAGGCCAAGGATGAACCCAGCCACTATAGCTGCCAAG CATGGTGAGGAGGTTTCCCCAGCTGCTAGTGATCTAGCTATGGTCCTGACACGAGGCCTCAGCATGGAGCAGCAGAAGAGCAGCCGAGACTCTCTTCAGTATTCTAGTGGATACAGCACTCAGACAACCACCCCATCCTGCTCTGAAGATACCATCCCCTCACAGG gcTCCGATTACGATGGTTACTCAGTGAACGGAGACACTGAGGCCGATGCTCAGGCTGAATTCGATAAATCCTCCACGATTCCCCGTCACAGTAATATTGCCCAGAACTACCGGCGCATGATACAGACTAAGCGTCCCGCCAGCACAGCAGGCCTGCCCAGCGGAGTGGGTGCTCTGGGCGGACCACCCGGGGGAGGGGGCGGAATTCCCGGTACGGCCACTATTCGCCGAACACCGTCTACGAAGCCCGGAGTGAGGCGCACCCTCTCCAATGCTGGCCCTATTCCTATACGCCCACCCATCGTGCCAGTCAAGACCCCTACTGTGCCTGACTCACCCGGCGGGTACACTGGCCCTCCCGCCCGTGTGGGCAGTGAAGAATGTGTCTTTTATGTGCCGGATGACGCCTCCCCGGGAGCGCTGGAGTACGTGAAGGCCTCTCCGAAGCGGCTGAGCCTGCCTAACACAGCCTGGGGCTCAGGGGGTGTAGGCGGCTTAGAGATGAGCGTCTACGGCCAACCGGGCGAAGAAGATCACCTGCTGGCTGCCAATCGCCACAGTCTGGTGGAGAAGATTGGGGAGCTGGTGGCCAGCGCTCACGCCTTAGGTGAGGGCCAGTTCCCTTTCCCCACGCTTCCAAACCAGCCCCCGCCAGGCCCCGAGTCCCAACCCGATCCCGAAGCGCCCCAGGAGGGTGAGGACATGCTGAGGTCTATTCGTCGAGGGGTGCGACTGCGCAAAACCGTCTCCAACGACCGCTCAGCACCCCGGATTTTGTGA